A single window of Haliotis asinina isolate JCU_RB_2024 chromosome 5, JCU_Hal_asi_v2, whole genome shotgun sequence DNA harbors:
- the LOC137283424 gene encoding intraflagellar transport protein 27 homolog, with product MPTILRAKCIIVGDSGVGKSSICQVFHSDGSSFPKTYTMNTGVELLVKSINIPDSKDSVEMFMFDSAGKEIFSEVVRKFWENPSMVMAVYDVTNETSFSSCEKWLERVRSQCPDVVLPGVLIANKVDLDQRRVISPKAGKDMATTHQLEYFECSAKEMQNVDTPFFYLAAEYHKLYQERVQLFQSVA from the exons ATGCCGACTATTTTGCGAGCGAAGTGTATTATTGTCG GGGATTCTGGGGTCGGCAAGAGCAGCATTTGCCAAGTTTTTCACAGCGATGGATCCAGTTTTCCAAAGACTTATACCATG AACACAGGGGTGGAGCTCCTTGTGAAGTCCATCAATATCCCAGACTCAAAAGACAGTGTC GAAATGTTCATGTTTGATTCAGCTGGTAAAGAAATATTCTCGGAAGTAGTCAGGAAATTT TGGGAGAACCCATCCATGGTGATGGCTGTGTACGATGTGACCAACGAGACCTCCTTCTCCAGCTGTGAAAAGTGGCTGGAGAGGGTTCGCTCCCAGTGTCCAGATGTAGTTCTTCCAG GTGTGCTGATTGCCAATAAGGTCGACCTAGACCAGAGGCGAGTGATCAGCCCCAAGGCTGGCAAGGACATGGCCACAACACATCAACTGGAATACTTTGAGTGTTCGGCT AAGGAGATGCAGAATGTGGACACACCCTTCTTCTACCTGGCTGCCGAGTACCACAAACTGTACCAGGAAAGAGTACAGCTGTTTCAGTCTGTAGCATAA